From the Pomacea canaliculata isolate SZHN2017 linkage group LG14, ASM307304v1, whole genome shotgun sequence genome, one window contains:
- the LOC112555543 gene encoding G-protein coupled receptor GRL101-like, with amino-acid sequence MFFCPESHFTCVSLQQVCLPVYLRCNGVNDCPGHEDEAACDRYTCPGFYRCRASQVCVHESHVCDGIYHCPLHDDEILCNETCPHSCVCHGWAFRCSGIFHAASYPNLRYVNASGTAMNLIDFESNIYLVHLILVRCNITRLHEVTLPNLRILDLSSNKLTHISSNLFTGLTRLDSLKLSFNPLNVLFFVDARKTSSLKFLDLSDVVISSLDLGNIFLSALTTLNLSGSGLDHVTGQGFEAARSLKLLDLRRCPMTIFPREIFYNLTKLQNVFADNYKLCCPVILPPGFNVLNCHSPSDEVSSCDDLLRSGVYRAGVAIFASLALLGNLSSLVYRLMLHKTSGNVGYDVFVTNLCVADFLMGLYLLIIGIADFRYRGSYVWEDVGWRNSSLCKLAGFTSLLSCEVSVFIIFLITVDRFLVLRFPFSQVHFGKRSAQCACAVSWLTGVALACVPLLPMTSHWQFYSQTSICVPLPTSRVHFPGREYAFGVMIIFKFNFIHSDSYWTGFDILVCSHQFYVCTKYIEVKKRGYYCQTSNHSSDVRLLVLVSCRLNGNPCVQRYPYIRRGQCGDRHFCSSY; translated from the coding sequence ATGTTTTTCTGTCCGGAATCCCACTTCACGTGTGTCAGCCTtcagcaggtgtgtctgcctgtctacctcCGATGTAACGGTGtcaacgactgtcctggtcacgaagacgaggcggcatgtgacaggtacacgtgtccaggcttctaccgctgccgcgcctctcaggtgtgtgtacacgagagtcacgtgtgtgacggaatctaccattgtcctctacatgatgatgaaatattgtgtaatgaaacatgtccacacagcTGTGTCTGTCACGGCTGGGCTTTTCGTTGTTCTGGTATCTTCCATGCTGCTAGCTACCCTAACCTTCGATACGTTAATGCCAGTGGGACAGCAATGAACTTGATTGACTTTGAAAGTAATATCTACCTCGTTCATCTCATTCTAGTTCGGTGTAATATAACCAGGTTGCATGAGGTGACATTGCCTAATCTCCGCATTCTAGACCTCAGTAGCAATAAATTAACTCACATTAGCAGCAATTTGTTTACAGGACTAACAAGACTAGATTCtctaaaattaagttttaatccattgaatgttttgtttttcgtggATGCTAGAAAAACATCGTCTCTCAAATTTCTCGACCTTTCGGACGTCGTAATTTCAAGCCTAGACTTAGGGAACATTTTCTTATCGGCACTAACAACACTAAATCTCTCCGGCAGCGGcttagatcacgtgacaggacaggGCTTTGAGGCAGCAAGAAGTTTAAAATTATTGGACCTGAGACGTTGCCCTATGACTATTTTTCCGCGAGAAATATTCTATAATCTCACTaaactacaaaatgtttttgctgacaactacaagctgtgttGTCCGGTCATACTGCCCCCAGgtttcaacgtgctcaactgtcactcTCCTTCCGATGAAGtttcttcctgtgacgatctgctgcgatCCGGAGTCTACCGAGCAGgagtcgccatctttgcctcacTGGCGCTACTGGGAAACCTCAGCTCCTTGGTTTACCGTTTGATGTTGCACAAAACGTCAGGTAACGTCGGGTATGACGTCttcgtcaccaacctgtgtgtggcggactttctgatgggtttGTATCTTTTAATTATCGGTATCGCCGACTTCCGGTACAGAGGATCGTATGTCTGGGAGGATGTCGGGTGGagaaacagcagtttgtgcaaactggcaggttttacgtctttactgtcatgtgaagtttccgtcttcatcatctttctcattacagTTGACCGCTTCCTTGTTCTCCGTTTTCCTTTCAGCCAGGTGCACTTTGGCAAACGTTCagcgcagtgcgcatgcgcagtgtcgtGGCTCACAGGTGTGGCCTTGGCTTGTGTACCTCTACTaccgatgacgtcacactggcagttttacagccagacaagCATCTGTGTTCCACTTCCTACCTCCAGGGTACACTTTCCAGGTCGCGAATACGCGTTTGGagttatgattatttttaaatttaattttattcattctgatTCTTACTGGACAGGCTTTGATATACTGGTCTGTTCACACCAATTCTATGTCTGCACAAAATACATCGAAGTCAAGAAAAGAGGTTACTATTGCCAGACGTCTAATCACAGTAGTGATGTCCGACTTCTTGTGCTGGTTTCCTGTCGGCTTAACGGGAATCCTTGCGTCCAGCGGTATCCCTATATCCGGAGAGGTCAATGTGGGGATCgccatttttgttcttcctatTAA
- the LOC112555544 gene encoding uncharacterized protein LOC112555544 — translation MKTTAVPIVKSARRTRTEATDTITSPTPDYIPISRESTSLFDFKHTDRYVSVEKGEYDKSDNVVTHVYGVSNTSSATEPLASVNTFDDLTTSLPSPHWHLQLQECANHSHIYPVKGSEGSILISLTQTDNSQTNSVVLSCTIELQVPKGMVAHVWTSTELTAGQHRVILTDEDNVAIFNDNVNVLPTEFFTYSNIVRLQLMVSSLKKAFQLKVNFTAVPQGTRPQLTTTFLTSTTGYIDTSQPSGEKGYLPFINTWTYLVAPEDHDIVISIYLVCALRKYSSTEPVIYHGGVRVQYKSFTKYPQPFFRIQFSFHHVSALPVQLSEGRWNCSAVRWEDMQHHFPCNFVSNCVGGEDEAGCWSGDGTCSPGTFQAGGRCFSLSYLGEEKMSWISAHEQCQKRGGQLPSLSTRQVWESVTDFFVRTDKCSLFFIGARSATPTISVMYRKSLMWSDDTIAHFISLSDYRQFSLTIDLCSSMSNLFGSYKISSLAIIKCQETFGFSCLLCEIPGTVSPYENSELPEIRTSATSIFIKSGYIQCPNHHFTHVFLACDEVSRCWGSTDGATHSCPPPLTPLPPFQCVGVHQSVPYTLVCDHRADCKDGSDEDFCYFPPCHPLSPFRVSNSGSTVTDK, via the exons ATTATATCCCCATTTCACGAGAATCTACCAGTCTCTTTGATTTCAAACACACTGACCGTTACGTGTCTGTAGAAAAAGGTGAATATGACAAGTCTGACAACGTGGTGACACACGTATATGGTGTGAGCAACACCAGCTCAGCCACCGAGCCACTGGCGAGTGTCAATACGTTTGACGACCTGACTACAAGTTTACCTTCACCTCATTGGCACTTACAGCTTCAAGAATGTGCCAACCACTCGCACATTTATCCCGTGAAGGGGAGCGAAGGGAGCATCCTcatttctctcacacagaccGACAACTCACAGACAAACTCGGTTGTCCTCTCCTGCACCATCGAGCTGCAAGTTCCCAAAGGAATGGTGGCTCACGTGTGGACGTCAACAGAATTAACGGCAGGTCAACATAGAGTGATTTTAACTGATGAGGACAACGTGgcaatatttaatgataatgtCAACGTCCTCCCCACTGAATTTTTCACTTACTCCAATATTGTGAGGCTTCAGCTAATGGTAAGTAGCTTGAAAAAAGCTTTTCAGCTGAAAGTGAACTTCACGGCAGTCCCACAAGGAACTCGGCCACAACTCACCACTACCTTCCTCACCTCAACTACAG GCTATATAGACACATCACAACCGAGTGGAGAAAAAGGATACCTTCCTTTCATAAACACCTGGACTTACCTGGTGGCACCTGAAGACCACGATATTGTTATTAGCATTTATCT TGTGTGTGCTCTGCGCAAATATTCATCCACTGAACCAGTTATTTACCACGGAGGTGTACGTGTACAGTACAAAAGTTTCACCAAATATCCTCAGCCCTTCTTCAGAATACAGTTCTCGTTCCACCACGTGTCGGCACTACCTGTTCAGCTGTCTGaaggcaggtggaactgctcggccgtgcgatgggaggacatgcagcatcacttcccgtgtaactttgtgtctaactgtgtgggcggcgaagatgaagctggatgctggtcaggtgacggcacgtgcagcccggGGACATTCCAGGCTGGCGGCCGCTGCTTTTCACTTTCATATTTAGGTGAGGAAAAAATGTCTTGGATCAGTGCACATGAACAGTGTCAGAAGCGAGGAGGACAGTTGCCGAGTCTGAGCACCAGACAGGTGTGGGAATCTGTGACAGACTTTTTCGTGAGGACGGATAAATGCTCTCTTTTCTTTATCGGCGCAAGGTCAGCTACTCCGACAATATCCGTGAT GTATAGAAAAAGCTTGATGTGGTCAGACGATACGATCGCCCATTTCATCAGCCTGTCTGATTACCGGCAATTTTCTCTTACTATTGACCTTTGCTCATCTATGTCGAATTTGTTCGGAAGTTATAAAATAAGTTCACTTGCTATAATCAAGTGTCAAGAGACATTtggtttttcttgtcttctgtgTGAGATCCCAGGAACTGTAAGTCCCTATGAAAACAGTGAGCTACCAGAGATCAGAACATCAGCcacttcaattttcatcaag TCAGGCTACATACAGTGTCCCAATCATCACTTCACACACGTGTTTCTGGCGTGTGACGAGGTCTCTAGATGCTGGGGCAGTACAGATGGCGCTACACACTCCTGTCCGCCACCACTGACACCATTGCCTCCATTTCAATGTGTCGGCGTGCATCAGAGTGTCCCGTACACGCTAGTGTGTGATCATCGTGCTGACTGCAAAGACGGGAGCGACGAAGACTTCTGCTACTTTCCACCCTGCCaccctttgtctccttttcg tgtgtcgAACAGTGGGAGCACTGTAACGGACAAGTAG